In Saccharothrix syringae, the following are encoded in one genomic region:
- a CDS encoding beta-ketoacyl-[acyl-carrier-protein] synthase family protein translates to MSTGVAVTGIGLVSPVGTAVDEVFDAVCAGRSGLVRPPEGHALHGVVDVAAFSPAVDAASVIPAKEARVVDRSIVMAVRAAGDALADAGIEVGRDVDPYRVAVVVSGVGGLATLADQAVERSRRGRLGVSPFMLPGVLPNMAAARIAIKFGVRGYSSSVGTACAAGGQSIGEATRILRSGEADVVVCGCTEAPLFPTFADAFGNALALARGWADPTTASRPFDRRRNGLVLGEAAGVLVLERPGFARARGATVHADVLGWGATSDAYHPTTPRPDGSSAAESMRIALRDAGLSTGDVGYLNAHGTGTKAGDAAEAAAIRDVYGDAMPPVSSTKGVTGHLLGASGAIEAAIGVVALRRGLLPPTHNLDDPDPACDLNHVLEQPAAAAVDAVMSNSFGFGGHNVSVILGRANG, encoded by the coding sequence GTGAGCACCGGCGTTGCCGTGACCGGCATCGGGCTGGTCAGCCCGGTCGGCACGGCGGTGGACGAGGTGTTCGACGCGGTCTGCGCCGGGCGGTCGGGGTTGGTGCGGCCGCCGGAGGGCCATGCGCTGCACGGTGTCGTGGACGTGGCTGCGTTCAGCCCAGCCGTCGACGCGGCGAGCGTCATCCCCGCCAAGGAGGCGCGGGTGGTGGACCGCTCGATCGTGATGGCGGTGCGGGCCGCCGGCGACGCCCTGGCGGACGCCGGCATCGAGGTCGGCCGGGACGTCGACCCGTACCGCGTCGCGGTCGTCGTCTCCGGTGTCGGCGGCCTGGCGACGCTCGCGGACCAGGCGGTCGAGCGGTCCCGGCGCGGCAGGCTCGGCGTCAGCCCGTTCATGCTGCCCGGCGTGCTGCCGAACATGGCGGCCGCGCGGATCGCCATCAAGTTCGGCGTCCGCGGCTACTCCTCCTCGGTCGGCACGGCGTGCGCGGCGGGCGGCCAGTCCATCGGCGAGGCGACGCGCATCCTGCGCTCCGGCGAGGCCGACGTGGTGGTGTGCGGCTGCACCGAGGCACCGCTGTTCCCGACCTTCGCCGACGCCTTCGGCAACGCGCTCGCGCTGGCCCGCGGCTGGGCCGACCCGACCACCGCCAGCCGCCCGTTCGACCGGCGCCGCAACGGTTTGGTGCTCGGCGAGGCGGCCGGCGTGCTCGTGCTGGAGCGGCCGGGGTTCGCGCGGGCGCGCGGCGCGACCGTCCACGCCGACGTGCTCGGCTGGGGCGCGACGAGCGACGCCTACCACCCGACCACCCCGCGACCGGACGGCTCCAGCGCGGCCGAGAGCATGCGCATCGCCCTGCGGGACGCCGGGCTGTCCACCGGGGACGTCGGCTACCTCAACGCCCACGGCACCGGCACCAAGGCGGGCGACGCCGCCGAGGCCGCGGCGATCCGGGACGTGTACGGCGACGCCATGCCGCCGGTCAGCTCCACCAAGGGCGTGACCGGCCACCTGCTCGGCGCCTCCGGCGCGATCGAGGCCGCGATCGGCGTGGTGGCCCTGCGCCGCGGGCTGCTCCCGCCGACCCACAACCTCGACGACCCGGACCCCGCCTGCGACCTCAACCACGTCCTCGAACAACCGGCCGCCGCGGCCGTGGACGCGGTCATGTCCAACTCCTTCGGCTTCGGCG